A stretch of DNA from bacterium:
TTTGGTAGTTGCTGCCATTCTTTTTGCTCCGTTGAAAAGAGAGAGCCAGCAAAATACCGGCACATCAGGAATTCAATCCGTGGCCGTGATGCCGTTTGTGAACTTGAGCAATGACAACGATCAAGATTATTTTGCCGATGGTCTCGCAGAAGATATCCTGAACGCTTTAGCAAAGAATCCAAAATTGCGGGTCGTAACGCGAAATTCGGCGTTTGGATTTAAAGGAACCAATGAAGATCTGAGCGCGATTGGCAAAAAGTTAGACGTTGCAAATATCCTGAGCGGGAGCGTGCGAAAAGACGCAAGACAATTGCGGATCACAGCAAAACTGGTGCGTGTGGCGGATGGATCGCAAGTCTGGTCTGAAACCTATGACCGCGAAGTGAAAGATGTTTTCGAAATTCAGAGTGATGTTGCAACACAGATCGCTACCGCTCTGCAAGCTAAGTTTTCTCCGTCCCAGAAGAAGCGAATGGAAAAGAATCCGACGGTCAGTATCACTGCATATGACTATTACCTGAAGGGCCGGGAATATTACATAAGACGGCACAAAGAGGATAACGAACGTTCGATTCAGCTCTTTCAGAAGGCACTGGAGGTCGATCCCAATTTTGCCTTGGCCTATACGGGGCTTGCTGATGCTTATCACAAACGATCCTATTTGTTTGGACTTCCTGAATCCTGGCTTGATGAATCGATCAAAGCATGTCAGAAAGCGATTGCAATTGACCCTGATCTGCCCGAAGCTTATGAAGTGCTTTCCAAAGGTTATGAGTCTAAGAGGAATATTGCGAAGAGTGTGGAAGCCGCACAAAAAGCACTTGTCTTGAATCCGAATTCGTCCAATGCGATGGGAATGTATTCCCTTTATCTAACCGAAACCGGGAAGCTTGTTGAAGCACTGGAGTTGGCAAAAAAAGTTGTAGCTCTCAGCCCAACAGATTCCTGGTCTTATTACAATTTGGGATCGATCTATATGGAGTTAAATGATCTAACTCAGGCAAAGTCCTGGTCGAAAAGAAGCCTCGAGCTTCAACCAGATTTCACTTTCCCGGTCTATTTGCTTGCGATGATTAGTCTGATCCAGGGCAACGTTGCAGAAGCCCGCGATTTTGCCGGAAAAGTAGTGGCGATTGATCCAAGCACTCTAAATCTTGCACTGGTTGGCAGGGTTGAGTTATACGCCGGAAACTACGACAAAGCGGAGGAACAATACCGCAAGGCACATTTGCCGATGGGCGCTAAATGGATTAGGCACTGGATGCAATATAGTTTTGCGCTCTTGAAGATGGGACGGATCGAGGATGCAACAAAAATTTTAGAAAGAAGCAAGAAAACTATTCACGAAGTCGAAATACTGAGTCGTAGTGATCTTTATAACCTAGCCGCCATCTCAGCGATGGAAGGAAACAAGCCCGAAGCCTACCTGTGGCTGCAAAAATCGATCGATGCAGGAAACTTGTGCTACCACACAATGATTAACGACCCACTATTTGAAACCCTTCACGATGAAACCAGATTTCGTGAGATGATGAAGAAGCTCGAAAACAGACTCGCAGAAATGCGGAAAAGCGCGGCTAGCAAAATCGTAAGTGACTGAACCGCTCAAGCCAGTTTGGCGAGCTTTGCATCGATTAACTTATCCATGTAGGCTGTATACGTCTCTACGGCAGAGCTTTTTCTTTGAAACGACATCGAGCCAGAGCTCATAAAGTCTGATCTTGGCAAAAACTGCTAGGAACCCGGAATGGAAGTAGGTTGAAGTAGAGTCTCATGCACACTCTCTATCAATTTTCTGGCCCTCATCCGCCCGGGCCATTGGAATCAGCCAGACAATTCCGGTTACTGCATCGATGTTAGAGGTAACCAAGCGCTTCTAATTGTTCGCGAACATCACTTTCCGGTGACTGCAGATCGTACAGACGTTGTGGCAAACGGCTTTTCATCGCGCTTCTAAGATATTCCAAAACAGGCGGAGCAGTGGAGATCAAGTTGTGTTCCTCATTCGGATCAGAGCTCAAATCGTAAAGCTCTTCATATGCCGGAACCGGGTGGGTCAGTTCACGGCGATCGAAATTCCAGATGAGTTTGTAGCCATTCATCCGCACGTAATATCGCGAGCGTGACGAATCTCCGGAACCCTGCTGAAGTTCACCGAAGCTCACGCGCGGTTGAGATTCCGTTCCCTTTAAAATTGGAATCAGACTTTCGCCATCGATTTTGTTCGCCATCTTTTGACCCGTAATTTCCAGAATCGTTGGCGCCAGATCAACAAGCCTCACTTGATGTGAAATTCTTGTTTTCATTTGCGACTTTCCGGGAAACCGGATCAATAAAGGAACAAGCACGCAGGTTTCATAAAGATATTCGCCGTGATCAAAATACCAACCGTGTTCAGTCAGGCTCTCACCATGATCAGCCGTAAAAATCACAACTGTATTTTGATCCAACTTAAGTTCTTTTAACTTATCCATCAATAAGCCGAACTGCGAATCGGTGTATGAAATTTCCCGATCATACGCTTGTTTCACTCGTTCTACACGCGAGGGGTCGGAGAGGATTTGACGCTTGATCTCAGCCGGCTGGGAATAGTCGAATACAGCCGCGGTATCGCGATGAGAGCTGGTAACGTTGGATGGATCGATGTGGGGGCCATGCGGATCGAAATAGTGCACCATCAGGAAAAACGGCCGATTCCTTTTACCAGAAAGCCAGCTCAGGACATCGCGTGTCGTAGCTTCCGCGGGACGTTCGCGGTGTTCCAGATGGTATCCGATGACGGAACCGGTCAGTCGCACGAGCACGCGAGGAACAGTCAACTTCAAAATAGAATCGGGAAAAATCCGGGTACAAGAAAAATCTTCTCCATAATGAGCAAACTTAGTGGACAGACCGACCGAATCATTCTTTAACGTCCAGCCGCTCACAAATGCCGCTGTTTCGTATCCGGCTTTCGCCAGAGTTTCTGGAACCGTAATCAGATTTTTGCTGAGGCGAATCCCATTCGCAGGAACGCCGTGACGATGCGGATACAAGCCGGTCAACATCGTGACGTGCGAAGGACCTGTTAGTGGAATCGGTGAAACAGCATCTTCAAACAGGACGCTTTGCCGCGCGAGCGCATCAATGTGAGGGGTCCGAGCGGCTTGATATCCATAACAACCCAACCTGTCTCTGCGCAGTGTATCCACTGAAATCAACAAAATATTGGGCTTACCCTTTGCTGATGCATCCTGAGTCGCGATCCTGGAACGATTCCAGAATGAGAATAAGATAC
This window harbors:
- a CDS encoding tetratricopeptide repeat protein, whose protein sequence is MSNNGTALYEFSDFRLDVPERLLLRKGKRVSLSEKAFQTLCVLVEQAPHLVTKNDLMSKVWPDTIVEENNLDKSVSALRQALGDRKGKARFIETVRGHGYRFVPKVRCINSEERSTDNGKSQIDFPVQKNHTRNTVLVASVFLILVVAAILFAPLKRESQQNTGTSGIQSVAVMPFVNLSNDNDQDYFADGLAEDILNALAKNPKLRVVTRNSAFGFKGTNEDLSAIGKKLDVANILSGSVRKDARQLRITAKLVRVADGSQVWSETYDREVKDVFEIQSDVATQIATALQAKFSPSQKKRMEKNPTVSITAYDYYLKGREYYIRRHKEDNERSIQLFQKALEVDPNFALAYTGLADAYHKRSYLFGLPESWLDESIKACQKAIAIDPDLPEAYEVLSKGYESKRNIAKSVEAAQKALVLNPNSSNAMGMYSLYLTETGKLVEALELAKKVVALSPTDSWSYYNLGSIYMELNDLTQAKSWSKRSLELQPDFTFPVYLLAMISLIQGNVAEARDFAGKVVAIDPSTLNLALVGRVELYAGNYDKAEEQYRKAHLPMGAKWIRHWMQYSFALLKMGRIEDATKILERSKKTIHEVEILSRSDLYNLAAISAMEGNKPEAYLWLQKSIDAGNLCYHTMINDPLFETLHDETRFREMMKKLENRLAEMRKSAASKIVSD
- a CDS encoding sulfatase-like hydrolase/transferase gives rise to the protein MRKLIVLSFWVGFLVIALELLFVLLQPLKVSPFEFVLFLVYGCIGFGLLCSAATFLWNLIALRLTSDQRMKSGSAVAIPIALFLSFRIALVMRTAGLHFSWSIVGTLLLISFLTWSFNRLIRRVSLLENVRPWQVLSGFLLLICILFSFWNRSRIATQDASAKGKPNILLISVDTLRRDRLGCYGYQAARTPHIDALARQSVLFEDAVSPIPLTGPSHVTMLTGLYPHRHGVPANGIRLSKNLITVPETLAKAGYETAAFVSGWTLKNDSVGLSTKFAHYGEDFSCTRIFPDSILKLTVPRVLVRLTGSVIGYHLEHRERPAEATTRDVLSWLSGKRNRPFFLMVHYFDPHGPHIDPSNVTSSHRDTAAVFDYSQPAEIKRQILSDPSRVERVKQAYDREISYTDSQFGLLMDKLKELKLDQNTVVIFTADHGESLTEHGWYFDHGEYLYETCVLVPLLIRFPGKSQMKTRISHQVRLVDLAPTILEITGQKMANKIDGESLIPILKGTESQPRVSFGELQQGSGDSSRSRYYVRMNGYKLIWNFDRRELTHPVPAYEELYDLSSDPNEEHNLISTAPPVLEYLRSAMKSRLPQRLYDLQSPESDVREQLEALGYL